One window of Buchnera aphidicola genomic DNA carries:
- the ffh gene encoding signal recognition particle protein has protein sequence MFNSLTKKITKIFENFSYKGHLKPIVIKKMLKKVKYALLDADVSIKVIQTFLKNVKEKIQNSQINTHLNPGQNIIDIILKELIYIMGNKPHSFTFMSNKLTICTLIGHQGAGKTTSVGKLAYLLAHKYKKKVLVVSVDIYRPAAILQLKRLIKQTKADFFSSHVNQQAIEIVKLAKKEASKKKYDVLLIDTAGRLHTDKFKIKELEKIQENAQPQETLLVVDSMTGQDAVHSINTFNKKFQLSGVILTKLDSDTRGGAALSIRMLTKKPIKYIGVGEKIHDLQIFYPERIAKRILGMGDVLSIIDDIKNKLKHSEKNLLKKTTQKGDTFNLNDFLIQIKQIKKIGGISSLINKLPVNIIPSRAMLDSIDEKSLIKIEAMINSMTKQEKSYPSIIKSQRKKRIARGSGNTIQAINIYLKKFEQTKRMMKNIKKNKKNQIFEKIKNYLIK, from the coding sequence ATGTTTAATAGCTTAACAAAAAAAATTACAAAAATTTTTGAAAATTTTTCATATAAAGGGCATTTAAAGCCAATAGTTATCAAAAAAATGCTTAAAAAAGTAAAATATGCACTATTAGACGCCGACGTTTCCATCAAAGTTATACAAACTTTTTTAAAGAATGTTAAAGAAAAAATTCAAAATAGCCAAATTAATACTCACTTAAATCCAGGGCAAAATATCATAGATATAATCTTAAAAGAATTAATTTATATTATGGGAAATAAGCCACATTCATTTACATTTATGTCTAACAAACTAACTATTTGTACTCTTATAGGTCACCAAGGCGCTGGAAAAACGACGAGTGTGGGGAAATTAGCCTATTTATTAGCGCATAAATATAAAAAAAAGGTACTTGTAGTATCTGTTGACATATATAGACCAGCCGCTATACTTCAATTAAAAAGACTAATAAAGCAAACAAAAGCTGATTTTTTTTCATCTCATGTTAACCAACAAGCTATTGAAATAGTAAAACTAGCAAAGAAAGAAGCAAGTAAAAAAAAATATGATGTATTGCTTATTGATACCGCAGGAAGACTGCACACCGATAAATTTAAAATTAAAGAGTTGGAAAAAATACAAGAAAATGCCCAGCCTCAAGAAACATTATTGGTCGTTGACTCCATGACAGGACAAGATGCTGTACATTCCATTAATACATTTAATAAAAAATTCCAGCTATCAGGAGTAATTTTAACAAAATTAGACAGCGATACAAGAGGCGGAGCAGCTCTATCGATTCGAATGCTAACAAAAAAACCAATTAAATATATTGGTGTAGGAGAAAAAATACATGATTTACAAATTTTTTATCCAGAGCGAATCGCAAAAAGAATACTTGGGATGGGAGATGTATTATCAATAATAGATGATATTAAAAATAAACTAAAACACAGCGAAAAAAACTTGTTAAAAAAAACAACACAAAAAGGTGATACATTTAATCTAAACGACTTTTTGATACAAATTAAACAAATAAAAAAAATTGGCGGCATTAGCTCTTTAATAAATAAATTGCCAGTCAATATCATTCCGTCTCGCGCAATGCTAGACAGCATAGATGAAAAATCCTTAATAAAAATTGAAGCTATGATTAATTCAATGACAAAACAAGAAAAAAGTTACCCTTCTATAATAAAATCACAAAGAAAAAAAAGAATTGCACGGGGATCTGGAAACACAATACAAGCAATAAATATTTACTTAAAAAAATTTGAACAAACTAAACGCATGATGAAAAATATAAAAAAAAATAAAAAAAACCAAATATTTGAAAAAATTAAAAATTATCTGATAAAATAA
- the rpsP gene encoding 30S ribosomal protein S16, giving the protein MIKIRLARHGAKKKPFYKIIISDVRSARNGKFIERIGYFNPFAKKNEKKIHIRIERAQYWIQKGAKQSHRLKKLFKISQK; this is encoded by the coding sequence ATGATAAAAATTAGACTTGCTCGACATGGAGCCAAAAAAAAACCATTTTATAAAATAATAATATCAGATGTAAGATCTGCTCGTAATGGAAAATTCATCGAACGTATTGGATATTTTAATCCGTTTGCTAAAAAAAATGAAAAAAAAATACATATTCGTATTGAAAGAGCTCAATATTGGATACAAAAAGGAGCAAAACAATCTCATCGACTCAAAAAATTATTTAAAATATCTCAAAAATAA
- the rimM gene encoding ribosome maturation factor RimM (Essential for efficient processing of 16S rRNA): MIIIGKISHPHGILGWVHVISFTEIKKNIFKYFPWKLEKSNLQIHKCDISMYRNYSKNYIIKFKHINDRNKATKISKKNIYIPRSQLPILKYQEYYWHDIFQCYAYSDKKEKIGPVVGILDNSFYNTLEILNEKKKKNINVPFIQPEIIQSIDIKNKIIIINSSYPK; this comes from the coding sequence ATGATTATCATAGGAAAAATTAGTCACCCGCACGGAATTTTAGGATGGGTACACGTTATTTCCTTTACGGAAATAAAAAAAAATATTTTTAAGTATTTCCCATGGAAATTAGAAAAATCAAACCTTCAAATCCATAAATGTGATATTTCCATGTATCGAAATTATTCTAAAAATTATATTATAAAATTCAAACATATTAATGACCGAAATAAAGCTACAAAAATTTCTAAAAAAAATATTTATATACCACGCAGTCAATTGCCTATACTCAAATATCAGGAATATTATTGGCATGATATTTTTCAATGTTATGCATATAGTGATAAAAAAGAAAAAATTGGTCCTGTAGTCGGTATACTAGATAATAGTTTCTATAACACGTTAGAGATATTGAATGAAAAAAAAAAAAAAAATATTAATGTACCATTTATACAACCTGAGATAATTCAAAGTATAGATATAAAAAATAAAATTATTATTATTAATAGCTCATACCCTAAATAG
- the trmD gene encoding tRNA (guanosine(37)-N1)-methyltransferase TrmD codes for MITFSIITIFPDIFNTFLKYGIVNRAIKKKIIDINILNLRDYSDNQRKRIDDQIYGGGAGMLIMFLPLFKAVNRAKKNKKKSIVIYLSPQGKVLKHQYIQYFIKKKNLIFICGRYKGIDERFIQTQVDEEWSIGDYILTGGELAAMVFIETITRFIPGALNNKQSLFEESFSHGLLDCPNYTRPKKIHNYTVPSTLLSGNHNEIKKWRLKHAIKNTLLKKPHMIKNIKRDTKI; via the coding sequence ATGATAACATTCAGTATTATTACAATTTTTCCCGATATATTTAATACATTCTTGAAATACGGAATAGTAAATCGAGCTATAAAAAAAAAAATTATTGATATCAATATTTTAAATCTCAGAGATTATAGTGATAACCAAAGAAAAAGAATAGATGACCAGATTTATGGGGGCGGAGCAGGCATGCTAATAATGTTCTTACCTTTATTTAAAGCGGTTAACAGAGCAAAAAAAAATAAAAAAAAAAGCATTGTTATCTATTTATCGCCACAAGGAAAAGTTTTAAAACATCAATATATACAGTATTTCATAAAAAAAAAAAATTTAATATTTATTTGTGGTCGTTATAAAGGTATTGATGAAAGATTTATACAAACTCAAGTAGATGAAGAATGGTCTATTGGAGATTATATTTTAACTGGCGGAGAATTAGCTGCTATGGTATTTATAGAAACCATTACCAGATTTATTCCGGGAGCTCTAAACAATAAACAATCTCTATTCGAAGAATCGTTCTCTCACGGTTTATTAGATTGTCCGAACTATACGAGACCAAAAAAAATACATAACTATACAGTACCTTCTACATTATTATCTGGAAATCATAACGAAATAAAAAAATGGAGATTAAAACATGCCATAAAAAATACTTTATTAAAAAAACCTCATATGATAAAAAACATAAAAAGAGATACTAAAATATGA
- the rplS gene encoding 50S ribosomal protein L19 — MNNYIQNLENEYKKKNIPIFKSGDSLVVQIWVLESNKKRIQAFEGVVIAKRNRNLNSSFIIRKISNGEGIERKFLIHSPNIHKIKVIKRGCVKKAKLYYLRHRTGKSARIKEQLN, encoded by the coding sequence ATGAACAATTATATACAAAACCTAGAAAATGAATATAAAAAAAAAAATATACCTATATTTAAATCAGGAGATTCTCTAGTTGTCCAGATATGGGTCTTAGAAAGTAATAAAAAACGAATCCAGGCTTTTGAGGGTGTTGTTATTGCTAAAAGAAATAGAAACCTTAATTCTTCTTTTATAATACGAAAAATATCAAACGGAGAAGGCATAGAAAGAAAGTTTTTAATACATTCTCCTAATATACATAAAATAAAAGTTATTAAGCGAGGATGTGTAAAAAAAGCAAAATTATATTATTTAAGACACCGGACCGGAAAATCTGCTCGAATAAAAGAACAATTGAACTAA
- the tldD gene encoding metalloprotease TldD: protein MKNVLLNRYNLQESNIFLLLNYMSENKVDFGDIYFQLREQETWVLEKSIIKKSTYLFDEGVGIRVIKNCSTFFSCTNVITLNSLMDSTKIVCKMIPDVSNHLFKKSFNSNNMNLYTRFNSIQNFSIEKKIYTLNLIDQLARNTDHRITDVYATLTCEYEEILIGSTDSNILSQDVRPLVRITIRVMAEQNGIRENGCSGGGGRLGFQDLLKKQSNDETLIESWTKEAVRIALISLSAKSSISGAFPVILGSGWPGILFHEAVGHGLEGDFIRKKTSIFTKKMGKIVASNLCTVVDNGTLKGSRGSINIDDEGTPSKYNILIDKGILRSFLQDKLNSHLMGSTSTGNGRRDSYSSLPMPRMTNTYLLPGKDAVQDIILSLEYGIYAVNFSDGQVDITSGNFVFTTSEAYLVKKGKILYPLKSATLIGSGIEVMKLISMVGNDLRMDNGLGCCGKNGQNIPVCVGQPTIRVDKLTVGGSS from the coding sequence ATGAAAAATGTTTTATTAAATAGATACAATCTTCAAGAAAGTAATATTTTTTTATTATTAAATTATATGTCAGAAAATAAAGTTGATTTTGGTGATATTTATTTTCAGCTAAGAGAGCAAGAGACGTGGGTATTAGAGAAAAGCATAATAAAAAAAAGTACTTATTTGTTTGACGAAGGAGTAGGTATTAGGGTGATAAAAAATTGTTCTACATTTTTTTCTTGCACTAATGTCATTACATTAAATAGTTTAATGGATTCCACAAAGATAGTTTGTAAAATGATACCCGATGTTTCAAATCATCTTTTCAAAAAGAGTTTTAACTCTAATAATATGAATTTATATACCCGCTTTAATTCAATACAAAATTTTTCTATTGAAAAAAAAATTTATACATTAAATTTAATTGATCAATTAGCTCGTAATACGGATCACCGGATTACAGATGTTTATGCGACTCTAACTTGTGAGTACGAAGAAATATTAATCGGTTCGACTGATAGTAATATTTTGTCTCAAGACGTTCGCCCTTTAGTGCGTATTACTATCAGAGTTATGGCTGAGCAAAACGGTATTCGCGAAAATGGCTGTAGTGGAGGAGGAGGTAGACTAGGGTTTCAAGATTTATTAAAGAAACAGTCTAATGATGAAACATTAATAGAATCTTGGACCAAAGAAGCGGTACGGATTGCTTTGATTTCTTTATCTGCTAAATCATCTATATCAGGAGCTTTTCCTGTTATTTTGGGGTCGGGATGGCCTGGAATTTTATTCCATGAAGCCGTAGGTCACGGACTAGAAGGGGATTTTATTCGAAAGAAAACCTCTATATTTACTAAAAAAATGGGAAAAATAGTAGCCTCTAACTTATGTACCGTAGTAGATAACGGAACGTTAAAAGGCTCTAGGGGATCTATTAATATTGATGATGAAGGTACCCCTAGTAAATATAATATTTTAATTGATAAAGGGATTTTAAGGTCTTTTCTGCAGGACAAATTAAACTCCCACTTAATGGGGTCGACTAGTACTGGAAATGGTCGGAGGGATTCTTATTCGAGTCTACCTATGCCTAGGATGACTAATACATATTTACTACCGGGAAAAGACGCTGTTCAAGATATTATATTAAGCTTAGAGTATGGTATTTATGCTGTTAACTTTAGCGATGGACAGGTTGATATTACTTCTGGAAATTTTGTTTTTACTACTTCTGAAGCATATTTAGTTAAAAAAGGCAAGATTCTATACCCCCTTAAATCTGCAACACTTATTGGATCTGGAATAGAGGTAATGAAACTAATTTCTATGGTTGGAAATGATTTACGGATGGATAATGGTCTTGGTTGTTGTGGGAAAAACGGACAAAATATCCCGGTGTGTGTCGGTCAGCCTACGATTAGAGTAGATAAACTAACGGTAGGAGGATCATCCTAA
- the aroQ gene encoding type II 3-dehydroquinate dehydratase, whose product MNKKIKILLINGPNLNLLGTREPKIYGKKTLPQLVQKIKKIAKNLNVKIYDFQSNAEHRIVEKIHESKTLKIKFILINPGAFAHTSLSIRDALLAVGLPFFEIHISNIFSREEFRSHSWISDIANGIISGFGTDGYIWALNSAVSYVLKKQNFKKKSNSNS is encoded by the coding sequence ATGAATAAAAAAATAAAAATTTTGTTAATAAATGGACCTAACCTAAATTTATTAGGAACGCGAGAACCAAAAATTTATGGAAAAAAAACATTACCTCAACTAGTTCAAAAAATAAAAAAAATTGCAAAAAACCTAAACGTAAAAATTTATGATTTTCAATCCAATGCAGAACATCGAATCGTAGAAAAAATACACGAAAGCAAGACACTAAAAATAAAATTTATTTTAATTAATCCCGGAGCATTTGCTCATACCAGTCTCTCTATACGCGATGCGTTGTTGGCTGTTGGACTTCCTTTTTTTGAAATCCATATTTCTAATATTTTTTCTAGAGAAGAGTTTCGATCACACTCTTGGATATCTGATATAGCAAATGGTATTATATCCGGATTTGGAACCGATGGATATATTTGGGCATTAAATAGTGCAGTTAGTTATGTATTAAAAAAACAAAACTTCAAAAAAAAATCAAACAGTAATTCATAA
- a CDS encoding RluA family pseudouridine synthase: protein MCLYIQDINTCIEFKEENIPLNIIFEDSDILIINKPYDLVVHLGYGHTSGTLFNSLIYHYKESINLPRAGIVHRLDRHTTGLLVIAKKIAAYQYLLDLFKTRKIIKEYDVIVVGRIERDGEINRPIKRHIFRRTKMMVSAGGKESITRYQVIAIFRHCTYLRVRLETGRTHQIRVHFSSISHPVLGDQVYDPGFRARLLCSSTNRLHKILFGWFRPALHARRLTFIYPSRGLMRNWVAGPPSDMVALIHCLYEEDMK from the coding sequence ATTTGTTTATATATTCAAGACATAAATACTTGTATTGAATTTAAAGAAGAAAATATACCTTTGAATATTATTTTTGAAGATTCAGATATCCTTATTATTAATAAACCTTATGATTTAGTAGTTCATTTAGGTTACGGGCATACCTCTGGTACGTTGTTTAATTCTTTAATTTATCATTATAAAGAAAGTATTAATTTACCTAGAGCTGGAATTGTTCATCGATTAGATCGACATACAACAGGCTTATTGGTGATAGCAAAGAAAATAGCGGCATATCAGTATCTTTTAGATTTATTTAAAACTCGTAAAATTATTAAAGAATACGATGTTATCGTAGTTGGTCGGATTGAACGAGACGGAGAAATTAATCGACCCATTAAACGCCATATATTCCGCCGTACTAAAATGATGGTAAGCGCAGGAGGAAAAGAATCTATTACTCGTTATCAAGTGATAGCTATATTTCGGCACTGTACATATTTGCGAGTACGATTAGAAACAGGTAGAACGCATCAGATTAGAGTACATTTTTCATCTATTTCTCATCCTGTTTTAGGCGATCAAGTATACGATCCAGGTTTTAGAGCGCGACTTTTATGTTCCTCTACTAATAGGTTACATAAAATATTATTCGGTTGGTTTAGACCAGCGTTACATGCAAGAAGGTTAACTTTCATATATCCATCTAGAGGTTTGATGCGAAATTGGGTAGCCGGTCCCCCAAGTGATATGGTTGCGTTAATTCATTGTTTATATGAAGAAGATATGAAATAA
- a CDS encoding S4 domain-containing protein — translation MSNRKIIKFTVSMQQLSAIRLDKIIVSQVNEISRSMVKKLILSGYVSINKKTIRIPKKKFF, via the coding sequence ATGTCTAACAGAAAAATAATTAAATTCACGGTTTCAATGCAGCAATTATCAGCTATTCGATTAGATAAAATTATCGTTTCTCAAGTTAATGAGATATCCCGATCTATGGTTAAAAAATTAATTTTATCAGGATATGTTTCTATTAATAAAAAAACTATACGGATTCCAAAAAAAAAGTTTTTTTAA
- the alaS gene encoding alanine--tRNA ligase, which yields MKTDELRTMFLRFFQEKNHKIIPSSSLAAQDNDTLLFTNAGMNQFKKIYLGYKKNHQPSMTSAQYCVRTGGKHDDLKKVGYTPYHHTLFEMLGNFSFGEYFKEKAITYAWEFLTHKKWLHLSKKKIWITYYYNDEETKKIWLDVISLPPNRLIAIYDKDKIENNSDNFWNMGDSGPCGPCTEIFYEQNLKKETKPFIMNARKLKKYCVEIWNLVFMQFNQIEPGKIVKLPIPSIDTGMGLERIAAILQKVKSSYEIDTFVDLIEIIKKKLNIKKNNKTTLRVISDHIRASTCMIAENIRPGNEGRGYVLRRIIRRALCHGYFAGLHYPFFYKLSTAVMHSMQKINTDFNIYKKIDIIKKILFSEEHQFHLTLKNGINRLGEEIKKNKNNELYANQILYLYDTFGLPIEITQDICKEKNIFIDVNQLNKILNLKKRKEKKNIKNSSLMFITKKSIFDGYHEYTQPSKIIQIISNNKKTDQLSIGQNGILVLEITPFYGESSGQIGDSGEIISNNGAFIVTNTQRYGYYIAHIGFMKCGTMFVHDIIMANINVKKRKKIQSNHTATHLLNSALRNKFGVNIRQKGSFISDKYLRFDFNCEESITEQDIGDLEKEVNDKIHKTMFINTLYTSFEKAKKYNAIFLKKRKYKNTVRIVDINNYSIEMCNGTHHTNTGKIGCFKIISYASIGNKIKRIIAITGLQVIKFLEKKIKQEKKIEGLLKTKENNTYKVVKKLFTKINKINQENIKLKNTNTIHIAKHLIPKANVINQISLIIQPIDQTNQKILRNISDIIKKELQHTVIILISNNTLNNQKITFFISVTKNITNSLNALDIMNIIFFTLPGKGGGKKNMAAGKLTQTRITLKKIKELECKIIKYIKRKTANKSL from the coding sequence ATGAAAACAGATGAATTGCGAACCATGTTTTTGCGTTTTTTTCAAGAAAAAAATCATAAAATTATTCCAAGCAGCTCTTTGGCGGCTCAAGACAACGATACGCTATTATTTACTAACGCCGGAATGAATCAATTTAAAAAAATATATTTAGGATATAAAAAAAATCATCAACCGTCTATGACTAGTGCTCAATATTGTGTACGAACAGGAGGAAAGCACGATGATTTAAAAAAAGTAGGATATACACCTTATCACCATACGTTATTCGAAATGTTAGGAAATTTTAGTTTTGGTGAATATTTTAAAGAAAAAGCTATTACTTATGCATGGGAGTTTTTAACACACAAAAAATGGTTGCATTTATCTAAAAAAAAAATATGGATTACATATTATTATAATGACGAAGAAACAAAAAAAATTTGGTTAGACGTTATTAGTCTTCCACCAAACCGGCTAATCGCAATATATGATAAAGACAAAATAGAGAATAATTCTGATAACTTTTGGAATATGGGCGATTCTGGTCCTTGTGGCCCGTGTACAGAAATTTTCTATGAACAAAACCTAAAAAAAGAAACTAAACCATTCATAATGAATGCTAGGAAACTAAAAAAATACTGTGTAGAAATTTGGAATTTAGTATTTATGCAGTTTAACCAAATTGAACCTGGTAAAATAGTAAAACTACCCATTCCATCAATAGATACTGGAATGGGATTAGAGCGTATTGCTGCCATTCTTCAAAAAGTAAAATCAAGTTATGAAATAGATACTTTTGTTGACTTAATTGAGATAATTAAAAAAAAACTCAATATAAAAAAAAATAATAAAACTACCTTGAGAGTTATTTCAGATCATATCCGCGCGTCTACTTGTATGATCGCAGAAAATATTCGCCCCGGAAACGAAGGAAGAGGTTATGTGTTAAGAAGAATTATTAGACGAGCACTATGTCATGGATACTTTGCCGGATTACATTATCCTTTTTTTTATAAATTATCTACAGCTGTAATGCATAGTATGCAAAAAATTAATACTGACTTTAATATTTACAAAAAAATAGATATCATTAAAAAAATTTTATTTTCTGAAGAACATCAATTTCATTTAACATTAAAAAATGGGATAAATCGTCTAGGGGAAGAGATTAAAAAAAATAAAAATAATGAATTATATGCAAATCAAATATTATACTTGTACGATACATTTGGACTGCCGATTGAAATAACTCAAGATATTTGCAAAGAAAAAAATATTTTCATTGATGTAAATCAATTAAATAAAATTTTGAACCTTAAAAAAAGAAAAGAAAAAAAAAATATTAAAAATTCATCTTTAATGTTTATTACTAAAAAGTCTATCTTTGATGGTTACCATGAATACACTCAACCCTCTAAAATCATTCAAATTATATCTAATAATAAAAAAACAGATCAATTATCCATAGGGCAAAACGGAATCCTAGTATTAGAAATAACGCCTTTTTACGGCGAATCTAGCGGACAAATAGGAGATTCTGGAGAAATTATAAGCAATAACGGCGCTTTTATCGTAACAAACACACAAAGATATGGCTACTATATCGCTCATATAGGGTTTATGAAATGCGGCACAATGTTTGTACATGATATTATCATGGCTAACATTAATGTAAAAAAAAGAAAAAAAATACAATCTAATCATACGGCTACACATTTATTAAACTCTGCTCTAAGAAATAAATTTGGAGTTAATATACGGCAAAAAGGATCTTTTATAAGCGATAAATATTTAAGATTTGATTTTAACTGTGAGGAATCTATTACCGAACAAGATATTGGTGACTTAGAAAAAGAAGTGAATGATAAAATCCACAAAACTATGTTTATAAACACGCTATATACCTCTTTTGAAAAAGCAAAAAAATATAATGCTATATTCTTAAAAAAAAGAAAATACAAAAATACAGTTCGTATAGTTGATATAAATAACTATTCTATTGAAATGTGTAACGGAACTCATCATACAAATACCGGTAAAATTGGATGTTTTAAAATTATTTCATACGCTAGTATTGGAAACAAAATAAAACGTATTATTGCAATAACAGGCTTACAAGTAATTAAATTCTTAGAAAAAAAAATAAAACAAGAAAAAAAAATAGAAGGTCTACTTAAGACAAAAGAAAATAATACTTATAAAGTAGTAAAAAAATTATTTACCAAAATCAATAAAATTAATCAAGAAAATATAAAATTAAAAAATACAAATACTATACATATTGCTAAACATTTAATACCCAAAGCGAATGTTATCAATCAGATATCTCTTATTATACAGCCTATAGATCAAACTAACCAAAAAATACTCAGAAATATATCTGACATTATCAAAAAAGAACTACAACATACAGTTATTATACTAATTAGTAATAATACCCTTAACAATCAAAAAATAACGTTTTTTATTAGCGTTACAAAGAATATAACTAACAGTTTAAATGCATTAGATATAATGAATATTATATTTTTTACCCTACCTGGAAAAGGAGGCGGAAAAAAAAATATGGCCGCAGGAAAATTAACTCAAACTAGAATTACATTAAAAAAAATCAAAGAGCTTGAGTGTAAAATTATAAAATATATAAAAAGAAAAACAGCTAACAAAAGTTTATAA
- the csrA gene encoding carbon storage regulator CsrA, producing the protein MLILTRRTGEKVIIDDEITVTILGIKGNQVRIGINAPRKISIHREEVFTKIRMEEAMSGYVPIKKIIL; encoded by the coding sequence ATGCTTATTTTAACTCGTCGAACTGGCGAAAAAGTAATAATCGACGATGAAATAACAGTAACAATTTTAGGAATAAAAGGAAATCAAGTGCGCATAGGAATTAATGCTCCAAGAAAAATATCTATACATAGAGAAGAAGTATTCACTAAAATCCGAATGGAGGAAGCCATGTCAGGATATGTTCCTATAAAAAAAATAATTTTATAA
- a CDS encoding 16S rRNA (uracil(1498)-N(3))-methyltransferase — translation MYIPRIFLNKKINIHEKIELNTLTFHYCIHVIRLKIGNIVHIFNNTNYIFISTIINIKKNSILVQIKEKKQDNRESKLNIHLGQTISKRMNMTLEKSVELGVNSITPIIPNQKNRINELKKKINQKILHWKKIIIAACSQSKRNIVPTLGSAQTLSEWCQQIPRNSTKIIFTLKAKKSIYHVPSHYKNIYILIGKETGFTNPDIQLAKEKNFLSISLGPRVLRTETSSIVAIAALETHLGKKTKKNN, via the coding sequence GTGTATATACCTAGAATTTTTTTAAATAAAAAAATCAATATTCACGAAAAAATCGAATTAAACACACTAACCTTTCACTATTGTATTCACGTAATTAGATTAAAGATTGGAAATATAGTACATATATTTAATAATACAAATTATATATTTATTTCTACGATTATAAATATTAAAAAAAATTCTATTCTCGTTCAAATAAAAGAAAAAAAACAAGATAACCGAGAATCGAAATTAAATATTCATCTAGGTCAAACTATATCCAAACGAATGAACATGACACTTGAAAAATCTGTCGAATTAGGAGTTAATAGTATTACACCTATCATTCCTAATCAAAAAAACCGTATTAATGAATTAAAAAAAAAGATTAATCAAAAAATTTTACATTGGAAAAAAATTATTATTGCAGCATGCTCTCAGTCAAAAAGAAACATCGTTCCTACCTTAGGCTCGGCGCAAACATTAAGTGAATGGTGCCAACAAATACCTAGAAACTCTACTAAGATAATATTTACCCTAAAAGCTAAAAAAAGTATATATCATGTTCCGAGTCACTATAAAAATATTTATATATTAATAGGAAAAGAAACGGGATTTACCAATCCAGATATACAACTAGCTAAAGAAAAAAATTTTTTAAGTATTTCATTAGGACCAAGAGTTTTAAGAACAGAAACATCCAGTATAGTCGCTATAGCGGCCCTAGAAACACATTTAGGCAAAAAAACGAAAAAAAATAATTAA
- the zapA gene encoding cell division protein ZapA gives MSLKSIDIEVFGRCIKVRCPDKSSSELYYVANILNKRLERLKEKTSVSNIEQLIFITALNLCYELELEKQKSAHCVQHMKARMLALNEMLDLALSRE, from the coding sequence ATGTCTTTAAAATCTATTGATATAGAAGTTTTTGGGCGTTGCATTAAGGTTAGATGTCCAGACAAAAGCTCTTCAGAGTTATATTATGTAGCAAATATTTTAAATAAACGTTTAGAGCGCCTAAAAGAAAAAACTAGTGTATCTAATATTGAACAATTAATTTTTATTACAGCATTAAATCTTTGTTATGAGTTAGAGCTAGAAAAACAAAAATCTGCTCATTGCGTTCAGCACATGAAAGCTCGAATGTTAGCGCTAAATGAAATGTTGGATTTAGCTCTTTCTCGTGAATAA